The Nostoc sp. NIES-3756 DNA window GGATCAAAGCTTGCAATTAGTAGCAGACTTATATCATTACTTTGGGGATGAAGTGATGATTCATTTAGAGTTTATTCGCGTTAATGGTGCAGTAGTACCTGCGGCATTACAACTTGTGCGTTACTCCACAGAAGAACGCCTCAATGAAATTATCCGTTATCATGAAGCCAAAGGAGTATTTATAGCTAATCCCCACACATATATTATTGAAGATGGTGGCAGAAAAGTTATCGACCCTGAGCAGTTAAAATTCAAAGAAATGGTAGACCCTTATGGGTTAATGAATCCTGGAAAAAGTAAAGTATTAGAGTTTAGCAGGAGATAGAGGAGATGAGGGAGTAGGGGGAGAGTAACTATGGACTATGGGTTGACTAATGACTAATGACTAATGACTAATGACTAATGACTAATGACAATTGAAATTGACGGTTCCTACGGCGAGGGAGGAGGACAAGTTCTTCGGACATCCCTTAGTTTAGCCGCCATCACTGGTGAACCCATACGCATTACAGGAATACGCGCTGGACGCAAAAAACCAGGGTTAGCCGCGCAGCACTTAACAGCAGTGCGTGCGGCGGCGGCAATTTGTCATGGACAATTGCAGGGTGATGCGTTGGGTTCTACGATGCTGGAATTTATTCCCGGTGGTACGGTGCAGCCTGGAACCTATAGTTTTGATGTCACTGAAGCACAGCAAGGTGGTTCGGCTGGGGCTATTACCCTAGTTTTGCAGACAATTCTCTTGCCTTTAGCCTTAGCCGAGGGTGATTCTGAAATTACTCTACGGGGTGGAACTCATGTCATTTTTAGCCCGACAATGACATACATTGAGCAAGTGTATCTGCCAATGTTACGCCGCATGGGCATCACCGCTCAAGTCAAATTAGGGGCTTGGGGATGGTATCCCAGAGGCGGAGGGGAAGTAAATTTGCAGGTGAAGGGAGGTTGCAAACTCACCGGAATTAACTTGTTGGAAAGGGGAGAGTTAAAGCGGGTGCGAGGACTAGCAGTGGCGACAGAATTACCCGTCCATATTCCCCAACGCATGGCCAGCCGTGCCGAGAATTTACTACGTACAGCCGGGTTAAGGGTATATGTGCAAGCACTAAGAGAGAAAGGTGTAGCCCCAGGCGCAGGTATTTTTTTAACTGCTGAGTATCGTAATAGTTTGACGGGATTTGGTGGCTTTGGACGTTTGCGTTTATCCTCAGAAAAAGTTGCAGAGATTGCTTGCGAACAACTGTTACAATTTCACCAAACTGGCGCACCAGTCGATGAACATTTAGCAGATCAATTATTATTACCGGCGGTGTTAGCTTCAGGGGAAAGTCATTATAAAGTGTCTGAGGTGAGTACACATTTAACAACTAATGCCGCAGTTATTGAAAAGTTTGGCTTAGGAAAGATTAGTGTTAATCAAGCAGAAAGGACTGTGGCGATCGCTTCTAGAGGAATGTTATAAATATGGAAAAATTTGAACACAGATGAATAAGATAAACGCAGATGAATAAGATGTTAGATTGTTGGCTAATGCACTACTTTGGTCTTGCTATGCTACTAATCAGTTTTTAACTGAACATTATAAATTTATAGGCTCAAAATAATTGTGGAATAAGTATTTTATCCACATGAGACAAGATACTTATTCCAAACATTTACAGCTAATAAATTAGCATACAGAATTAATTACACAGCTTAGTTTTCCTCTTCCCTAAACATTGACTGGTAGCCTGTTTTCTGTCGGTTGGTAATGATCATCATTATTAACAGTTTTGACTGTTTGCAGAACTTCTCGGCCTGTAATCAATCTAGCACCACGATTACGAGTAACGTAATTCCATGCCCACTGAATCATGACTACTAGCTTATTATTGAACTCGATTAAGAAGTAGATGTGAATTAGTAGCCAGAACAACCACGCAAAGAAGCCTTTCAATTTCATGAAACCTAAGTCTACAACGGCTGAGTTTTGCCCAATCATTGCTAAACTACCGTAATCGTTGTACTTGAATGCAGGCAGAGTTTGACCTTGTAGGCGCTTCTGCACCAATTTGGCGACGTATTCACCTTCTTGTTTAGCGACTGGTGCGACACCGGGAAGGGGTTTACCGTTTTGGTGAGAGAAGTTGGCTAAATCTCCCACAACGAAAATATTGTTATGTCCCTTAATACTCAAGTCTGGTTCTACGATAACTCGTCCGGCGCGATCGCATTCTACCCCAGTTTTTTCGGCTAAGACATTGCCCATTGCCGAGGCTTTAACACCTGCTGCCCATAATACAGTCTTAGAGGCAATTTGTTTGACTTCATCGCCTTGTTTGATGCTAACGATGTCATTCTCAATGTTGGTTACGAAGGTTTTTGTCTGTACTTTCACACCCAACTGTTTCAAGGATGCTTCTGCTTCTTGGGATAATTCCGGCGCGAAGGGAGGGAGTACTCGGTCTAAACCTTCGAGGAGGATGACTTGCGCTTCTGTGGTGTCAATGTTGCGGAAGTCTTCTTTGAGGGTTTTGTAAGCTAATTCGGCGATCGCACCTGCTAATTCTACCCCAGTAGGGCCGCCACCCACAATCACAAAAGTTAACCAAGCACGGCGCTTTTCGGGGTCTGTTTCTGTTTCTGCTGCTTCAAACGCCATAAAAATACGGCGGCGCATTTCAATTGCATCTTCTACAGTCTTCAACCCTGGCGCAAACTCTTCCCAGTTATCCTTACCAAAATAGGAATGCTTCGCACCTGTGGCGACAATTAAAGTATCGTAGGGGATTTTTTCATCACCTAGTACCACTTGTTGTGCTGTTGTGTCAATATCGCTGACTTCTCCCAGCAAAACTTTTGTATTCTTACTTTTACTCAATACTGCGCGCAGAGGGGAGGAAATATCCGATGGTGACAGTGTACCTGTAGCAACTTGGTAAAGTAGCGGCTGGAATAGATGAAAGTTCCGTTTGTCAATCAGAGTCACATCTACTTTAGCTTTAGCCAGTGACTTTGCTGCATACAATCCACCAAAGCCGCCGCCTATTATCACGACCTTGTGGGGTGGGTTGTTCTCAAGTACTTCAACCATAAGAATTATTTCCTTGCGTTACGGGTGCTGTAACTATTCTTAACAAATTTGTATCAAAAATGTCACAATTATTTCTGTTTATTTTGAACATCTAAAAAATTGGTTAAAGTTACCAAAAATACATATAGCCAGTAATATAAGTTACACAGGTACTGTAATTGTGACAAAATTATCCTGTGGAAGTGCGACAAAGCCCACAGAATAACGTTTATTTAGTCATCGCTTTAAACTGAATATTTTACGCAGTGAACAATAATTGACTATTTAATGTTTTCTAATTATGTGGTTCCTTATAATTTATGAGGATTGATTTTAAAACACAGAGGGATGCGGAAGAGGGTTTTCTGGGGCTGGGTGTGAGGCAATTAGAGAATATTCGTGCTAACCTGTTGCTAAATTTTGATAAATTGATACACTTGTTCTTCATTAACTTAGTTAATTAGCACTGCATGGTGCATATCAAGCGCGTAGAACTTACTAACTTCAAATCCTTCGGCGGTACTACAGCAGTCCCATTATTGCCGGGGTTTACTGTCATATCTGGGCCTAATGGTTCGGGTAAGTCTAATATTTTGGATGCGCTGCTGTTTTGTTTGGGACTGGCTAGTTCTAAGGGGATGCGTGCCGATCGCCTACCCGATTTGGTTAATAATACTCAAACGGCTAAAAGTCGTTCGGCGGTGGAAGCTAGTGTAACGGTGACGTTTGATTTGTCTGATCTGATAGATGTTAATGATCAGTTGTCAGTTGTCAGTAGTAGTGAAGAATTACCACAGCATGAAGCGCCATCTGTGAATGGTAATGGACACAAAGCCACAGAATGGAGTGTAACTCGGAAGTTGCGGGTGACGCATCAGGGGAGTTATACGTCGAATTACTATATCAATGGAATTTCCGCGACGCAGACGGAACTGCATGAGGAGTTGGAGAGGCTGCGGATATATCCTGAAGGTTATAACGTGGTTCTGCAAGGGGATGTCACCAGCATTATCTCTATGAAGGGGAAGGAACGCCGAGAAATTATTGATGAGTTGGCGGGTGTGGCGGCGTTTGATCGCAAAATTCATCAAGCTAAGGATACTTTGGATGAGGTAAAGGAAAAGGAAGATAGTTGTCGGATTATTGAGACTGAGTTAACTTTACAACGCGATCGCCTCTCGCAAGACCGGGCGAAGGCGGAGAAGTATCAGAAGTTACGCACGGAATATTTAGAAAAGCAATCTTGGGAAGCGGTGTTGTCTTGGCGTTCTCTGCAAGCACAGCAGGAGAAGTTAGCCACCCAAATTCAAGCAGGCGATCGCAATTATGCGGAACTGACTACCCAGCTTACCAGTTTAAATACAGAAATTGCCGAGAAAACCGCCCAATTGGAAGAACTCAACGCCCATGTAAAAGCTATGGGGGAGGAGGAACTGTTGGCGGTACAGTCTACCTTGGTGACACAGGAGGCGGAACGGAAGCAACTGCAACGTCAGCAAAGCGAGTTAGAGGCGGCTGTTCAAGAAACTGCTAGGCGGTTAACGCAAACTGGGGAAGATATTCACAAGCATCAGCAGGCTTTGGGGGAAATTGCCCAAGCTCAGGATTTGGAGCGGCAATCTATTGTATATTGTCAGCAGCAACGGGACGAAGCACAACAAGCTTTGGAAAAGTCCCGCGAAGCAGCCGCCGAAATCGCCTCAGCCTCGGAAGCGTGGGTACAGCAGCAAACAGCGTTAAACCGTCAAATTGAAGTTGTATTGCAAACTCTAGAACCGCAACGGACAGAACAAGCGCAGTTAAGGGAACGGAATAGTCAATTACAGCAGTTAATTGAAGAACAAACACAGTTAACCGCCAGTTTAGAACCACAGCTAGCACAAAAGCAGGCTGATTGTACTGGATTAGAAACACAATTCAATACATCTAGTGAACCCATCCAAGAGTTAGCGCAAAATCTCGCAGCTACAGAACAGGAATTACAAATTCAACAAGATACTCAAAAGCGGCTGTTACAGGAACAACGGGATAAGCAACGTCAACTAGATAAAATCGATGCGCAAGCACAAGCACAACAAGAGGTACAGGGAACCCAGGCGAGTAAAGTTATTATCCAGTCAGGAATGCCTGGGGTTTGCGGCTTGGTGGTACATTTGGGACGGGTAGAACCTCGCTTTCAGTTGGCGTTAGAAATTGCGGCTGGGGCGCGGTTGGGACATATTGTCGTAGAAGATGATGGGATAGCCGCCGCCGGAATTGAATTACTCAAACAGAAACGCGCTGGAAGAGCGACATTTTTACCGTTAAATAAGATTCAGGCTCATAAATTTACCCAAGATGCTACATTGCGTTTAGCTAACGGCTTTGTTAACTATGCCGTGAATTTGGTAGATTGCGATCGCCGTTATAAAGACATCTTTAATTACGTCTTCGGTAATACTGTAGTATTTTCCAACTTAGACTCAGCGCGAAAAAATCTCGGCTTATATCGCATCGTTACCTTGGATGGGGAATTATTAGAAACCAGTGGCGCGATGACTGGGGGTAGTAGTAACCAGCGTTCCTCTTTACGGTTTGGGAATGCGGAAGCAGCAGAGTCAGAAGAAGCCGTTGCATTGAAGCAGCGTTTAGCAGATATTGATCGGATTTTAGACCGTTGTGGTGATGCGATCGCTAATTTATCCATCAAAACCAAACAACTGTCGCAAGAACTGACAGAAGCGCGTCAAGCCAGGCGGGAACAACAGTTACAGTTGGAACAGTTGCAGAAGGATATTAAGAGTTTAACAAGTCAGTTAGAAGGGACGCGATCGCAACTGAGTCAAAATACTGAAAAATTTACTACAGCCCAGTCCCGCCTGGAAATTTTGGATAAAGAACTTCCAGGACAAGAAAGCCAATTACAACAACTACGCCAAACCCTAGCAGAGTTAGAAGCCTCCCAAACTCCTAGCGAATGGCAACAAATTCAAGCGATAATTAAAACCCAAGAACAACAACTGCAACAACGAGACACTGCCTTAAGGGAAGCCGAACAACGTTTAAAAAATCTGGAAAATCAACAACAACGCCTGCAAGAACGTATCCAAGAAGGCGAACAACGCATTACCCAATATCAGCAAGAACAACAAACCCAACAAAATCAACTATCTTCCCTCAGCAGTCAACACTCAGCACTGGCGATGCAAATCTCGGAAATTCGCAGCAAATTAACCGAACTGGAAAAGCATCTAGGAGAGGAGAAACAAAAACGCGACGCTATTGAACAAGAAGTGCGATCGCATCTCCTCCGTCAGCAACAATTAGAATGGGAAATCCAAAAGTTAGAAGAATCTCAAATCAAGCGGCGGGAAGATTTAACCGCCTTACAAACTCAGTTACAGGAATTAGTTCCAGAATTGCCTAACCCATTGCCAGAAGTACCAGATAAGGTAGACTTAGAAGAATTGCAGAAAGAATTGCGATCGCTTGCCAAACGCCTCCAAGCAATGGAACCTGTAAATATGCTGGCTTTGGAAGAATATGAACGCACGCAAAAGCGCTTAGAAGAACTATCAGAAAAATTACAGACACTAGAAGGAGAACGCACTGAACTACTTCTACGCATCGAAAACTTCACCACCTTGAGGCAAATCGCTTTTAAAGAAGCCTTTGACGCTGTAAACGAAAACTTTCAATCAATCTTCGCCACTCTTTCCGACGGCGACGGCTACCTACAACTAGATGATCCTGAAGATCCCTTTAGCAGTGGCTTAAATTTAGTCGCCCACCCCAAAGGTAAACCAGTACAAAGACTCGCCTCCATGTCTGGGGGTGAAAAATCCCTCACCGCCCTAAGCTTTATTTTCGCCCTACAACGTTACCGCCCCTCACCTTTTTACGCCTTTGATGAAGTAGATATGTTTCTTGATGGGGCAAACGTCGAACGATTGTCAAGAATGATTAAACAACAGGCACAACAAGCCCAATTCATAGTTGTTAGTTTGCGTCGTCCGATGATAGAATCAGCCGAACGCACAATAGGCGTTACTCAAGCACGAGGAGCTTATACCCAAGTTTTGGGAATTAAGTTATCATCCTCAAATACATCTGCTTGAGTTTTTGTTAATAATAGTGTATAGATAAACCGGATTCGAGATCAGGACTCCGTATAGAATGACCTCTGAACAGATAATTAGACGTTCCGACATATTAAATACCCAGGTGATCACCCGCGATAATGGCAAACGGTTAGGCATCGTAAGTCAAATCTGGGTGGACATTGATCAAAGAGAGGTTGTGGCGCTTGGTTTGCGAGACAGCCTGATCTCCATCTCTGGTCTGCCCCGCTATATGTACCTTAGCAGCATCCACCAATATGGCGATGTGATCCTAGTTGATAACGAAGATGTCATAGAAGATATCGAAGTTGAAGCCTTAAGTAACCTAATGAACTGGGAAGTCATCACCGAAACAGGCGAAGTTTTAGGTAGAGTCCGGGGCTTCAGATTTGAGGCGGAATCTGGCAAACTTACTGCTATAGTCATCGCCTCCTTGGGACTACCCCAAATTCCCGACCAGTTTTTAAGCACCTACGAAATATCCATAGAAGAAGTAGTCAGCACCGGCCCCAACAGGTTGATTGTATTTGAAGGAGCCGAAGAACGGGTAAATCAGTTAACAGTGGGTGTACTAGAACGCTTAGGTATCGGTAAAGCACCTTGGGAACGGGACGCAGACGAAGAATATGGTTATTCCGCACCCCGCGCTGTTGCACCTTCAAATCAGCTACCCAGTGGTGTACCCTTGCAACCACCCAAGCCCAAAGTCCGCACTCCTGAACCCGTGGCTGAAGAAGAATGGACTGAGGACTATATTGAGGAAGAAAGACCACAGCGCCAAGTAATGAAAGCGCGTCAATACGAATCTATTCAGTACGAAGAAGACGAAGAAGACAACTGGAGTGAAGCCACAGGTAGAGACAGATACCAGCAACCCCCGTCTCAACCCTATAAAGCCCCGTCCTACACCAACGACTACGATGACTACGATGATGATGTAGAAAGTGATGCTTGGGACGATGTACCACCGCAACCAGTGAATATTCCTAAAAAAGTCAAAGAAAGACAGCCAGAATACGAGGAAGAAGGATATTAATAATTCGTAATTCGTAGTTCGTAATTAGCCCTCTGCTTAGTTGATAAGAGAGGGTTAATTATGGGTGTTGACTGTTGACGGTTTGTTAGAGGTTGTTTGAAAAGTGTTTAGCTGTGATTTTAGAGACTTATTGATCCCCCCTACCCCCCTTAAAAAGGGGGAAAATTGAATTAAAGTCCCCCTTTTTAAGGGGGATTTAGGGGGGTCTGAAAATATTTGATACATCATTAGGGACTTTTCAAACATCCTCTTAACTGTTAACACAAAAAATAGTGTTTCAAACATGGTTTGCTTACATTAAGCTAACTTACTACCCTTGACACAGGGTTCATCAACATTTTTCAAGTGTGTATTAATTACGAATTACGAATTACGAATTAATTTTTATGCTCCTTTGGCAATACCAAAAGATTCGCCTTTGAAGGTAATACCAAAGGGTGTTACCACAACTTCGCGGGTAGGGGATGCTTCAACTCTACCAGCGATCGCAGCCGTTAATCCCTGTTCTTTTGCTAACTGAACAATTCTCTCGCCATCTTGTTCTGTTTCTGTATAAAATGCAAAACCTGCACCGTAGTTAAATACAGATAACATCATTTCCTTCCCACCTTCCAGATGGCTTTCCACAAATTGAAAGATTTCCGGCACAGGTAATAATTGTTCAATTACATACCGTAATGGTTTGGCAGATCGCATCAATTTCTGCCATCCATGACCAGTAATATTTTCCATCGCCGTGGGACGAATACCCTCACGTAAAACAGCCTGCACCAGTGGCGTGTAGAGGTGGGATGCAGCATTCATCGCTTCCCATAACTGCTGTCCACTGGGTAGCTTTGTTCTGTAGCCATCAGGTAGAGACTCGGCTAGCTTCCGCACGGGGGTAAAGCCGTTTTCATGCAGTCCGGTACTTTCCACCAAAACGATCACATTACCTTCAGCCAACCTTGTACCATCAATGGGAGGCACACCAGGAGGCATAACACCAAACACAGAACCAGCAATGTCCAACCGTCCCGGAATCATCTTGGTTTTGAGTTGGGGCGTTTCTCCAGAAATGTAAACACATCCTATACGTCTGCATCCCTCAACCACGCCATCGAGAAACCCATCAAGAAAGGCAGGTGTAAATACAGTTTCTGGGGTGCTTGAGGGTAGATATAGCCCTAAAAGTACAGTTTGCATCCCTGAAGACGCGGCATCATTTGTTAGGCAGGAGAGAATTTTAATACCAATGTTCCACCAGAACCGCCGCAATTCCTCTTGGGAAAGGTCATCAGGACGGGCATCATCAGCCGTACCCAAACCTTCAGGGACAAGGCTAACAAAAAGCTCAGGGTTTCCCGTATGCAGGTAAGGGGCGAGATTAAAACTAAAGGCGTTAGCACTTCCCCCCAGCCCAGCAGATGGGACACCACCGTAAGAGGGGGCGAATTGTAGTGTGCGTTTTGCCGCCTCAATAAAGCGACGCTTGGCGGCATCGAGAGTATCATAATCGACTTGATCAACGGCTTGGGTCATTGTGTTCCTATGTGTGGAGATGAGGGAGATGAGGGAGATAAGGGAGATGTAGCTTGCTTCCCGAAGGGTGGGAGATGAGGGGGATAAGGGGGATGAGGGAGACAAGATAGTTAAAATTTCTTCTTCTATTCCCCCTACTCCTCACCTACCCCCTCGCTCCTTCTGGGTTATGAATTACTGGTTCAGAATTGAGTTCGGCGTACTGCTGGCGCGATCGCGGTCTGCCTGTAGTGATAGCGTAGTTAATAGCTAATAGCCGTAACCATAAGGCGGGGTTGTGTATTTCTAGCCAAGGTTTTATCTGTACTAGCA harbors:
- the rtcA gene encoding RNA 3'-terminal phosphate cyclase, which codes for MTIEIDGSYGEGGGQVLRTSLSLAAITGEPIRITGIRAGRKKPGLAAQHLTAVRAAAAICHGQLQGDALGSTMLEFIPGGTVQPGTYSFDVTEAQQGGSAGAITLVLQTILLPLALAEGDSEITLRGGTHVIFSPTMTYIEQVYLPMLRRMGITAQVKLGAWGWYPRGGGEVNLQVKGGCKLTGINLLERGELKRVRGLAVATELPVHIPQRMASRAENLLRTAGLRVYVQALREKGVAPGAGIFLTAEYRNSLTGFGGFGRLRLSSEKVAEIACEQLLQFHQTGAPVDEHLADQLLLPAVLASGESHYKVSEVSTHLTTNAAVIEKFGLGKISVNQAERTVAIASRGML
- a CDS encoding NAD(P)/FAD-dependent oxidoreductase, which translates into the protein MVEVLENNPPHKVVIIGGGFGGLYAAKSLAKAKVDVTLIDKRNFHLFQPLLYQVATGTLSPSDISSPLRAVLSKSKNTKVLLGEVSDIDTTAQQVVLGDEKIPYDTLIVATGAKHSYFGKDNWEEFAPGLKTVEDAIEMRRRIFMAFEAAETETDPEKRRAWLTFVIVGGGPTGVELAGAIAELAYKTLKEDFRNIDTTEAQVILLEGLDRVLPPFAPELSQEAEASLKQLGVKVQTKTFVTNIENDIVSIKQGDEVKQIASKTVLWAAGVKASAMGNVLAEKTGVECDRAGRVIVEPDLSIKGHNNIFVVGDLANFSHQNGKPLPGVAPVAKQEGEYVAKLVQKRLQGQTLPAFKYNDYGSLAMIGQNSAVVDLGFMKLKGFFAWLFWLLIHIYFLIEFNNKLVVMIQWAWNYVTRNRGARLITGREVLQTVKTVNNDDHYQPTENRLPVNV
- the smc gene encoding chromosome segregation protein SMC translates to MVHIKRVELTNFKSFGGTTAVPLLPGFTVISGPNGSGKSNILDALLFCLGLASSKGMRADRLPDLVNNTQTAKSRSAVEASVTVTFDLSDLIDVNDQLSVVSSSEELPQHEAPSVNGNGHKATEWSVTRKLRVTHQGSYTSNYYINGISATQTELHEELERLRIYPEGYNVVLQGDVTSIISMKGKERREIIDELAGVAAFDRKIHQAKDTLDEVKEKEDSCRIIETELTLQRDRLSQDRAKAEKYQKLRTEYLEKQSWEAVLSWRSLQAQQEKLATQIQAGDRNYAELTTQLTSLNTEIAEKTAQLEELNAHVKAMGEEELLAVQSTLVTQEAERKQLQRQQSELEAAVQETARRLTQTGEDIHKHQQALGEIAQAQDLERQSIVYCQQQRDEAQQALEKSREAAAEIASASEAWVQQQTALNRQIEVVLQTLEPQRTEQAQLRERNSQLQQLIEEQTQLTASLEPQLAQKQADCTGLETQFNTSSEPIQELAQNLAATEQELQIQQDTQKRLLQEQRDKQRQLDKIDAQAQAQQEVQGTQASKVIIQSGMPGVCGLVVHLGRVEPRFQLALEIAAGARLGHIVVEDDGIAAAGIELLKQKRAGRATFLPLNKIQAHKFTQDATLRLANGFVNYAVNLVDCDRRYKDIFNYVFGNTVVFSNLDSARKNLGLYRIVTLDGELLETSGAMTGGSSNQRSSLRFGNAEAAESEEAVALKQRLADIDRILDRCGDAIANLSIKTKQLSQELTEARQARREQQLQLEQLQKDIKSLTSQLEGTRSQLSQNTEKFTTAQSRLEILDKELPGQESQLQQLRQTLAELEASQTPSEWQQIQAIIKTQEQQLQQRDTALREAEQRLKNLENQQQRLQERIQEGEQRITQYQQEQQTQQNQLSSLSSQHSALAMQISEIRSKLTELEKHLGEEKQKRDAIEQEVRSHLLRQQQLEWEIQKLEESQIKRREDLTALQTQLQELVPELPNPLPEVPDKVDLEELQKELRSLAKRLQAMEPVNMLALEEYERTQKRLEELSEKLQTLEGERTELLLRIENFTTLRQIAFKEAFDAVNENFQSIFATLSDGDGYLQLDDPEDPFSSGLNLVAHPKGKPVQRLASMSGGEKSLTALSFIFALQRYRPSPFYAFDEVDMFLDGANVERLSRMIKQQAQQAQFIVVSLRRPMIESAERTIGVTQARGAYTQVLGIKLSSSNTSA
- a CDS encoding PRC-barrel domain-containing protein gives rise to the protein MTSEQIIRRSDILNTQVITRDNGKRLGIVSQIWVDIDQREVVALGLRDSLISISGLPRYMYLSSIHQYGDVILVDNEDVIEDIEVEALSNLMNWEVITETGEVLGRVRGFRFEAESGKLTAIVIASLGLPQIPDQFLSTYEISIEEVVSTGPNRLIVFEGAEERVNQLTVGVLERLGIGKAPWERDADEEYGYSAPRAVAPSNQLPSGVPLQPPKPKVRTPEPVAEEEWTEDYIEEERPQRQVMKARQYESIQYEEDEEDNWSEATGRDRYQQPPSQPYKAPSYTNDYDDYDDDVESDAWDDVPPQPVNIPKKVKERQPEYEEEGY
- a CDS encoding AIR synthase-related protein, coding for MTQAVDQVDYDTLDAAKRRFIEAAKRTLQFAPSYGGVPSAGLGGSANAFSFNLAPYLHTGNPELFVSLVPEGLGTADDARPDDLSQEELRRFWWNIGIKILSCLTNDAASSGMQTVLLGLYLPSSTPETVFTPAFLDGFLDGVVEGCRRIGCVYISGETPQLKTKMIPGRLDIAGSVFGVMPPGVPPIDGTRLAEGNVIVLVESTGLHENGFTPVRKLAESLPDGYRTKLPSGQQLWEAMNAASHLYTPLVQAVLREGIRPTAMENITGHGWQKLMRSAKPLRYVIEQLLPVPEIFQFVESHLEGGKEMMLSVFNYGAGFAFYTETEQDGERIVQLAKEQGLTAAIAGRVEASPTREVVVTPFGITFKGESFGIAKGA